Proteins from a single region of Pseudomonas quebecensis:
- a CDS encoding dermonecrotic toxin domain-containing protein: MGFLILFKRPTMLFESLTTPSLIRRLNANDNPSQMALVEKLSTLNLQLLEELAQQPRFETFVQDEFDRHFSDLMPRLEVRKDYVQGGEEQAFGQTTLQDTLAPSPLAPTVLDVVVQRIVTGQASTHASRDTRFYRTPADEGDPPLIPELNGLAFDGFVDSLGGALTSRYLTFTQTYWAMPRGSTDVRSRRQWLVDKRLEHLRTEVALLKGDGLVTAAGEALFDKLLRYPDALARRALKGYKPCAYGLALKGAASADALLHGAFVLTARDPQDAQNTWESDTPAELQVRPVNAGSNLGIVLLFSPNNGLEEFDSLASLDRELHRRLNHPSEFSSLLALMADNDQPQGLALHREDKTSDQFTYLEWLDSPFIHAIEDQCQKLRADFISTLMRYQAFPATQDRSRLAESLDLATDLTRAFDGSPVLLARLKKRGQAQLKIFLEGASAADKLAWHEAIQGYCDELSNLSDTEGLPTLAQFSDKTALLAYGNAQLRGLLKAQFGLQANPDEILVHTREPHTPPIVYVPGAASSVPREPGTPLYTERKRSLTELALENVGGLDFNFANFSRLTDKSGAVYSDLTVGQVKDLVRSANIGDSYDALLKDRLITSPAALAQKSHFARVIERQVRLDAIEAKIAGDFLPDRLERGFNWVRVVLDQPVDSDRRETVEGHRVVVQSLKLRGQRVRGVWLFRSASSSVGSTVVYAPQAPGGRVFYEFADDQLSSGFTHNSSWREYLVGRVEKAQQRHVRSILRGRGDMTMMHMPRIAGNIFEEAYEVEANFAINDAGSQSRTTTETDVDTAITVATTAFDIAAMVLPIKVMLPIGLARSLFSIFNAMDAASLGDRGEAAHHLVRALGEFIGALVDGAVGARTGAATAASRGLNPHMALRSKPADLLVLKGWEGKGIYYKVSTVEGTRQYFLRAQNRWFSILDEGGEQAWRVRDVRKPYQYHHAPIRLDSQGRWEVGSHPGKGLKGGLSPEEELRQLYPFLSQDNARLVFESFNFPPGRELEFQLDVVHTLRAGTALDAFNQYLMVTPRRLSLRLRGGDSSGTPLTPLEPLPGLSQARPVRQPLERFVDWGQTIDAAELQLHNADLGIYRRIGGTAALIGTDYVKIDQRYFPILPSGASATVGEVPRHFVFMRDPNQPFRTYGQFETMLRRDLFDQPRIASFAPQDRRWVNATTMSFQKPLTASVAQAFPMLTIDSQVNVARTLFNRANPNGLTAWGITAMQRTLQDWRLASPSSHVRLGDPLTLLPTTVRTAQGHWRLVTQPHLYTRLTFRTDHTPILLYNALVSRTDGTLKALMNQVLIRDGYIVMSAYSPPGEVLFKRPARDTLYWLRLRRVFGEVVESGPNVTLRETLLDAASRRQVNAARAAGKLVSLVGGIHVPFEGSAAAIFVLRV; the protein is encoded by the coding sequence ATGGGGTTCCTTATTCTGTTTAAGAGACCCACCATGCTGTTTGAGTCTTTAACCACCCCGTCGTTGATACGACGACTGAACGCCAATGACAACCCGTCACAAATGGCGTTGGTAGAGAAACTGTCGACCCTCAATCTCCAGCTCCTGGAAGAGCTGGCCCAGCAGCCCAGGTTCGAGACGTTTGTGCAGGACGAGTTTGACCGCCATTTCAGCGACCTGATGCCGCGCCTGGAAGTGCGCAAGGACTATGTTCAGGGCGGCGAGGAACAAGCATTCGGGCAAACGACGTTACAGGATACGCTGGCCCCCTCGCCCTTGGCGCCGACAGTGCTGGACGTCGTGGTGCAACGTATCGTGACCGGCCAGGCGTCTACCCATGCCAGTCGCGATACCCGGTTCTATCGGACACCGGCCGACGAAGGCGATCCGCCGCTCATACCTGAACTGAACGGCCTGGCGTTCGATGGCTTCGTCGATAGTCTGGGCGGCGCTTTGACCTCTCGTTATTTGACCTTTACGCAAACTTACTGGGCCATGCCGCGAGGTTCGACCGATGTGCGCAGCCGTCGACAATGGCTGGTGGATAAACGTCTCGAACACCTGCGCACTGAAGTGGCCTTGCTCAAAGGCGATGGCCTGGTTACGGCGGCGGGCGAGGCGCTGTTCGACAAGTTGTTGCGCTATCCCGACGCGTTGGCCCGCCGCGCGCTCAAGGGCTATAAACCGTGTGCCTATGGCCTGGCGCTCAAGGGCGCGGCGTCCGCGGATGCGTTGCTCCACGGCGCGTTTGTCTTGACCGCCCGCGACCCACAGGACGCACAGAACACCTGGGAATCGGACACGCCCGCCGAGCTGCAAGTGCGGCCCGTTAATGCGGGCAGCAACCTGGGTATTGTGCTGCTGTTCAGTCCGAACAACGGCCTTGAAGAGTTTGATTCACTGGCCAGTCTCGACCGCGAACTGCACCGTCGCCTCAACCATCCTAGCGAATTCTCCAGTCTTCTGGCGCTGATGGCTGACAACGATCAGCCACAGGGTTTGGCTCTGCACCGTGAGGACAAGACCAGTGATCAATTCACATACCTCGAATGGTTAGACTCGCCTTTCATCCACGCCATCGAAGATCAATGCCAAAAGCTGCGAGCCGATTTCATCTCGACCCTCATGCGCTACCAGGCCTTTCCCGCTACGCAAGACCGTTCCCGGCTGGCGGAGAGCCTGGACCTGGCGACCGATTTGACGCGGGCTTTCGATGGCAGCCCGGTATTGTTGGCGCGGCTTAAAAAACGTGGCCAGGCCCAGCTCAAAATCTTTCTTGAAGGTGCGAGTGCCGCCGACAAACTTGCCTGGCACGAGGCGATCCAGGGCTACTGCGATGAACTGTCGAATCTGTCGGACACCGAGGGTCTGCCGACCTTGGCCCAATTCAGTGATAAAACCGCCTTGCTGGCCTATGGCAATGCCCAATTACGCGGGCTCCTCAAGGCGCAATTCGGACTGCAGGCAAATCCAGACGAAATTCTGGTCCATACACGCGAGCCCCATACCCCGCCCATCGTTTACGTACCAGGCGCTGCATCGTCTGTGCCCAGGGAACCCGGTACGCCGCTCTATACCGAGCGCAAACGCAGCTTGACCGAGCTGGCTCTGGAAAATGTCGGTGGGCTGGACTTCAACTTTGCCAACTTCTCCCGCCTGACCGACAAGAGTGGCGCAGTCTACTCGGACCTGACCGTCGGGCAGGTGAAGGACCTGGTTCGCAGCGCCAACATCGGCGACAGCTACGACGCCCTGCTGAAGGATCGCTTGATCACCTCGCCCGCAGCCCTGGCGCAAAAAAGCCACTTTGCCCGCGTCATTGAACGACAGGTAAGGCTGGATGCAATCGAAGCGAAGATCGCCGGTGATTTCTTGCCGGACCGCTTGGAACGGGGCTTCAACTGGGTGCGGGTGGTGCTGGATCAACCGGTGGACAGTGATCGGCGGGAGACCGTCGAGGGGCATCGGGTGGTGGTGCAATCCCTGAAATTGCGCGGCCAGCGGGTACGCGGTGTGTGGTTGTTTCGCAGTGCCTCCTCGAGCGTCGGCTCGACCGTGGTCTACGCGCCGCAAGCGCCTGGTGGGCGTGTGTTCTATGAGTTCGCCGATGACCAGTTGTCTAGTGGCTTCACCCATAACAGCTCCTGGCGCGAGTATCTGGTGGGCCGGGTGGAAAAAGCGCAGCAGCGCCATGTCCGTAGCATTTTGCGTGGGCGAGGCGACATGACCATGATGCATATGCCCAGGATCGCCGGTAACATTTTCGAGGAAGCCTATGAGGTAGAAGCTAACTTCGCGATCAACGACGCCGGGTCTCAGTCGAGAACCACCACTGAAACGGACGTTGACACAGCCATTACGGTTGCAACCACGGCTTTTGACATCGCCGCCATGGTATTGCCGATCAAGGTCATGTTGCCGATTGGGCTGGCCAGGAGCCTGTTTTCAATATTCAACGCTATGGACGCCGCCAGCCTTGGTGACCGCGGGGAAGCGGCGCATCACCTTGTCCGCGCCTTGGGCGAGTTCATCGGGGCGCTGGTGGATGGTGCTGTCGGTGCCCGCACCGGCGCGGCAACCGCCGCTTCGCGGGGGTTGAATCCGCACATGGCCTTGAGAAGCAAACCCGCTGATCTGCTGGTTCTAAAGGGGTGGGAGGGCAAAGGTATCTACTACAAAGTGTCGACCGTGGAGGGCACTCGGCAGTATTTTCTCCGTGCGCAAAATCGCTGGTTTTCGATCCTCGATGAAGGTGGCGAGCAGGCTTGGCGCGTCAGGGATGTACGCAAGCCTTATCAGTATCACCATGCACCTATTCGCCTTGACTCGCAGGGCCGTTGGGAAGTGGGATCACACCCCGGCAAAGGGTTGAAAGGTGGCTTATCGCCTGAAGAAGAGTTGAGGCAGCTCTATCCGTTTCTCAGCCAGGACAATGCTCGGCTGGTGTTTGAGTCATTCAACTTCCCACCCGGGCGTGAACTTGAATTTCAATTGGATGTCGTTCACACCTTGAGAGCGGGCACCGCGCTCGATGCCTTCAACCAATACTTGATGGTGACGCCCAGGCGTTTGTCCCTACGCCTGCGAGGGGGCGATTCTTCCGGCACGCCGCTCACACCGCTGGAACCGCTTCCCGGCCTCAGCCAGGCCAGGCCCGTCAGGCAGCCGCTTGAGCGGTTCGTCGACTGGGGGCAAACCATCGATGCCGCCGAACTCCAGTTACATAACGCCGACCTGGGAATTTACCGGCGCATTGGCGGAACCGCCGCGCTGATCGGTACCGACTACGTCAAGATTGATCAGCGCTACTTTCCTATTCTGCCCTCCGGTGCATCGGCCACTGTGGGTGAAGTGCCTCGCCATTTTGTTTTTATGCGAGATCCCAATCAGCCGTTTCGGACGTATGGGCAATTTGAAACGATGCTCAGGAGGGACCTCTTTGACCAGCCCCGTATAGCGAGCTTCGCGCCCCAGGATCGCCGTTGGGTCAATGCCACGACGATGTCCTTCCAGAAGCCTCTCACCGCCTCGGTCGCGCAGGCGTTCCCGATGCTGACGATCGACAGCCAGGTCAATGTCGCCCGTACGTTGTTCAACCGGGCCAACCCGAACGGGCTCACTGCGTGGGGGATTACCGCCATGCAACGTACCTTGCAGGACTGGCGTCTGGCCTCGCCTTCGAGCCACGTGCGGCTGGGAGATCCGTTGACGCTGCTTCCCACGACGGTGAGAACGGCACAGGGCCATTGGCGGCTGGTGACCCAGCCACACTTATACACGCGGCTCACCTTTCGTACCGATCACACGCCCATTCTTTTGTACAACGCGCTAGTCAGCCGTACCGATGGAACGCTCAAGGCCCTGATGAACCAGGTACTCATTCGCGATGGCTACATCGTCATGTCGGCCTACAGCCCACCTGGCGAAGTGCTATTCAAACGCCCGGCTCGTGACACGCTTTACTGGCTACGGTTAAGGCGTGTGTTTGGGGAGGTAGTGGAGAGCGGTCCCAATGTGACGCTCAGGGAAACGTTACTGGATGCTGCGTCTCGCAGGCAAGTGAATGCCGCGCGGGCGGCGGGCAAATTGGTGTCGCTGGTGGGTGGCATCCATGTGCCGTTCGAGGGGAGCGCGGCGGCCATATTTGTCTTGCGGGTTTGA
- a CDS encoding imelysin family protein: MIRMPLATASLLAIAISLAGCGEGKDKAAAPQAPTPAASTAAPAAAAPAGKVDEAAAKAVVAHYADMVFAVYSDAESTAKTLQTAIDAFLAKPNDETLKAARTAWIAARVPYLQSEVFRFGNTIIDDWEGQVNAWPLDEGLIDYVDKSYEHALGNPGATANIIANTQIQLGEDKVDVKTITPEKLASLNELGGSEANVATGYHAIEFLLWGQDLNGTGPGAGNRQASDYLTGAGATGGHNERRRAYLSAVTQLLVSDLEEMVGNWKPNVADNYRATLEAEPATDGLRKMLFGMGSLSLGELAGERMKVSLEANSPEDEQDCFSDNTHNSHFYDAKGIRNVYLGEYTRVDGTKMTGASLSSLVAKADPAADTALKADLAATEAKIQVMVDHANKGEHYDQLIAAGNDAGNQIVRDAIAALVKQTGSIEAAAGKLGISDLNPDSADHEF, translated from the coding sequence ATGATTCGTATGCCCCTGGCCACCGCCAGTCTGCTGGCCATTGCCATTTCTCTCGCCGGCTGCGGCGAAGGTAAAGACAAAGCCGCCGCGCCCCAGGCGCCGACCCCGGCGGCCAGCACTGCCGCTCCAGCGGCGGCCGCCCCTGCCGGAAAAGTCGACGAAGCCGCCGCCAAGGCAGTGGTCGCGCACTATGCCGACATGGTGTTCGCGGTCTACAGCGATGCCGAATCCACCGCGAAAACCCTGCAGACCGCCATCGACGCGTTCCTCGCCAAGCCGAACGATGAAACCCTGAAAGCCGCGCGCACCGCCTGGATCGCCGCACGCGTGCCGTACCTGCAGAGCGAAGTGTTCCGCTTCGGCAACACCATCATCGACGACTGGGAAGGCCAGGTGAACGCATGGCCGCTGGACGAAGGCCTGATCGACTATGTCGACAAATCCTATGAGCATGCCCTGGGCAACCCTGGCGCCACCGCCAACATCATCGCCAACACCCAGATCCAGTTGGGCGAAGACAAGGTTGACGTAAAGACCATCACCCCGGAAAAACTCGCCAGCCTCAATGAGCTGGGCGGTTCCGAGGCCAACGTCGCCACCGGCTACCACGCCATCGAATTCCTGCTGTGGGGCCAGGACCTCAACGGCACCGGTCCCGGTGCCGGCAACCGCCAGGCCTCGGACTACCTGACCGGCGCCGGTGCCACCGGCGGCCACAACGAGCGTCGCCGGGCCTACCTGAGCGCCGTGACCCAATTGCTGGTCAGCGATCTGGAAGAAATGGTCGGCAACTGGAAACCCAACGTCGCCGACAACTATCGCGCAACCCTTGAGGCGGAACCGGCCACCGACGGCTTGCGCAAAATGTTGTTCGGCATGGGCAGTCTGTCCCTGGGCGAACTGGCCGGCGAGCGTATGAAGGTGTCCCTGGAAGCCAACTCGCCGGAAGACGAGCAGGACTGCTTCAGCGACAACACCCACAATTCGCACTTCTACGACGCCAAGGGTATCCGTAACGTTTACCTGGGCGAATACACCCGTGTCGACGGCACCAAAATGACCGGCGCCAGCCTGTCGTCCCTGGTGGCCAAGGCCGATCCGGCTGCCGACACCGCGTTGAAAGCGGACCTGGCGGCCACCGAAGCGAAGATCCAGGTCATGGTTGATCACGCCAACAAGGGTGAGCACTACGACCAGCTGATCGCCGCCGGCAACGACGCCGGCAACCAGATCGTGCGCGACGCCATCGCCGCGCTGGTCAAGCAGACCGGTTCGATCGAAGCCGCAGCGGGCAAGCTGGGCATCAGCGACCTGAACCCGGACAGCGCCGATCACGAGTTCTGA
- a CDS encoding putative bifunctional diguanylate cyclase/phosphodiesterase — MKLELKNSLSVKLLRVVLLSALVVGVALSVAQIVFDAYKTRQAVAGDAQRILDMFRDPSTQAVYSLDREMGMQVIEGLFQDDAVRMASIGHPNETMLAEKSRALQHAPSRWLTDLILGQERTFTTPLVGKGPYSEYYGDLSITLDTATYGQGFIVNSVIIFISGVLRALAMGLVLYLVYHWLLTKPLSRIIEHLTSINPDRPSEHKIPQLKGHERNELGLWINTANQLLESIERNTHLRHEAESSLLRMAQYDFLTGLPNRQKLQEQLDKILTDAGRRQRRVAVLCVGLDDFKSVNEQFTYQAGDKLLLALADRLRAHSGRLGALARLGGDQFALVQADIDQPYEAAELAQSILDDLEAEFALDHEQIRLRATIGITLFPEDGDSTEKLLQKAEQTMTLAKSRSRNRYQFYIASVDSEMRRRRELEKDLREALSRDQFHLVYQPQVSYREQRVVGVEALLRWQHPEHGLVPPDLFIPLAEQNGTIIAIGEWVLDHACRQLREWHDQGFTTLRMAVNLSTVQLHHTELPRVVNNLMQIYRLPPRSLELEVTETGLMEDISTAAQHLLSLRRSGALIAIDDFGTGYSSLSYLKSLPLDKIKIDKSFVQDLLDDDDDATIVRAIIQLGKSLGMQVIAEGVETAEQEAYIIAEGCHEGQGYYYSKPLPARELAVFLKQVERNNAAIL; from the coding sequence TTGAAGCTGGAACTCAAGAACAGCTTGTCGGTGAAGTTGCTACGGGTTGTGCTGCTGTCGGCGTTGGTCGTGGGCGTGGCGCTGAGCGTGGCGCAGATCGTGTTTGATGCCTACAAGACGCGCCAGGCCGTGGCCGGCGATGCCCAGCGCATCCTCGATATGTTCCGCGACCCTTCGACCCAGGCGGTGTATAGCCTGGACCGCGAGATGGGCATGCAGGTCATCGAGGGGTTGTTCCAGGACGATGCGGTGCGCATGGCCTCCATTGGCCATCCCAACGAAACCATGCTCGCGGAAAAAAGCCGCGCCCTGCAGCATGCTCCCAGCCGCTGGCTGACCGATCTGATTCTTGGCCAGGAACGCACCTTCACCACCCCCCTGGTAGGCAAAGGCCCCTACAGCGAGTACTACGGCGACCTGAGCATCACCCTCGATACCGCCACTTATGGCCAGGGGTTTATCGTCAACTCGGTGATTATTTTCATTTCCGGGGTGTTGCGGGCCCTTGCCATGGGCCTGGTGCTGTATCTGGTCTATCACTGGCTGCTGACCAAACCGCTGTCGCGGATTATCGAACACCTGACCTCGATCAACCCGGACCGGCCGAGCGAGCACAAGATCCCGCAGCTCAAGGGCCACGAGCGCAACGAACTGGGGTTGTGGATCAATACCGCCAACCAACTGCTTGAATCCATCGAACGTAACACGCACCTGCGCCATGAGGCGGAGTCCAGCCTGCTGCGCATGGCCCAGTATGACTTTCTCACCGGCCTGCCGAACCGCCAGAAACTGCAGGAACAACTGGACAAGATTCTGACCGACGCCGGCCGCCGTCAGCGCCGCGTGGCGGTGCTGTGTGTAGGCTTGGACGATTTCAAAAGCGTCAACGAACAGTTCACCTACCAGGCCGGCGACAAATTACTGCTGGCCCTGGCCGACCGCCTGCGCGCCCACAGCGGCCGGCTCGGCGCCCTCGCCCGCCTGGGCGGCGACCAATTCGCGCTGGTGCAGGCCGATATCGACCAGCCCTATGAGGCTGCCGAACTGGCGCAAAGCATCCTGGACGACCTCGAGGCGGAATTCGCCCTCGACCACGAACAGATCCGCCTGCGCGCCACCATCGGTATTACGCTGTTCCCCGAAGATGGCGACAGTACCGAGAAGTTGCTCCAGAAAGCCGAACAGACCATGACCCTGGCCAAGAGCCGCTCACGCAACCGCTACCAGTTCTATATCGCCAGCGTCGACAGCGAAATGCGCCGACGCCGCGAGCTGGAAAAAGACCTGCGCGAGGCCCTCAGCCGCGACCAGTTCCACCTGGTGTACCAGCCACAGGTCAGCTACCGCGAGCAGCGCGTCGTCGGCGTGGAAGCCTTGCTGCGTTGGCAACACCCGGAACATGGCCTGGTACCGCCGGACCTGTTTATTCCGCTGGCCGAGCAGAACGGCACTATTATCGCGATCGGCGAGTGGGTGCTGGACCATGCCTGCCGCCAACTGCGCGAATGGCACGATCAGGGTTTCACCACCCTGCGCATGGCCGTCAACCTGTCGACTGTGCAGTTACATCACACCGAGCTGCCGCGGGTGGTCAACAACCTGATGCAGATCTATCGCCTGCCGCCGCGCAGCCTGGAACTGGAAGTCACCGAGACCGGCCTGATGGAAGATATCAGCACCGCCGCTCAACACCTGTTGAGCCTGCGGCGCTCGGGGGCGTTGATCGCCATTGATGATTTCGGCACCGGGTATTCATCCCTGAGTTATCTCAAAAGTCTGCCGCTGGACAAGATCAAGATCGACAAGAGCTTCGTCCAGGACCTGCTCGATGATGACGACGACGCCACCATCGTGCGAGCCATCATCCAGCTGGGCAAGAGCCTGGGCATGCAGGTGATCGCCGAGGGCGTGGAAACCGCCGAGCAAGAGGCCTATATCATCGCCGAGGGCTGCCACGAGGGTCAGGGCTATTACTACAGCAAACCCCTGCCGGCGCGGGAGTTGGCGGTTTTTTTGAAGCAGGTGGAGCGCAATAACGCAGCGATTCTCTAA
- a CDS encoding superoxide dismutase, translating into MAFELPPLPYAHDALQPHISKETLEYHHDKHHNTYVVNLNNLVPGTEFEGKTLEEIVKSSSGGIFNNAAQVWNHTFYWNCLAPNAGGQPTGALAEAINAAFGSFDKFKEEFTKTSVGTFGSGWGWLVKKADGSLALASTIGAGNPLTSGDTPLLTCDVWEHAYYIDYRNVRPKYVEAFWNLVNWKFVAEQFEGKTFTA; encoded by the coding sequence ATGGCTTTCGAATTGCCGCCGCTGCCCTACGCACACGATGCCCTGCAGCCGCATATCTCCAAGGAAACCTTGGAATACCACCACGACAAGCACCACAACACCTATGTCGTGAACCTGAACAACCTGGTGCCTGGCACCGAGTTCGAAGGCAAGACCCTGGAAGAGATCGTCAAGTCCTCTTCGGGCGGCATCTTCAACAACGCCGCTCAGGTCTGGAACCACACGTTCTACTGGAACTGCCTGGCACCGAACGCCGGTGGCCAACCTACCGGCGCGCTGGCTGAAGCCATCAACGCGGCGTTCGGTTCGTTCGACAAGTTCAAAGAAGAATTCACCAAGACGTCCGTCGGCACCTTCGGTTCCGGTTGGGGCTGGCTGGTGAAAAAGGCTGACGGCTCCCTGGCCCTGGCTAGCACCATCGGCGCCGGCAACCCGCTGACCAGCGGCGACACCCCGCTGCTGACCTGCGATGTGTGGGAACACGCCTACTACATCGACTACCGCAACGTGCGTCCAAAGTATGTGGAAGCGTTCTGGAACCTGGTCAACTGGAAGTTCGTGGCTGAGCAGTTCGAAGGCAAGACCTTCACTGCCTAA
- a CDS encoding LysE/ArgO family amino acid transporter yields MWQSYLNGLLVALGLIMAIGSQNAFVLAQSLRREHHLPVAALCVVCDAILVAAGVFGLATVLAHSPVLLAIARWGGAAFLLWYGTLALRRAFSKQSLEQGGSLKVRSLRAVLLSALAVTLLNPHVYLDTVLLIGSLGAQQTEPGAYVAGAASASFLWFATLALGAAWLSPWLARPSTWRLLDLLVAGMMFSVAYQLINA; encoded by the coding sequence ATGTGGCAAAGCTATCTTAACGGTCTGTTGGTGGCCCTTGGGTTGATCATGGCGATCGGCTCGCAGAACGCTTTTGTACTGGCCCAGAGCCTGCGCCGCGAACACCATTTGCCCGTGGCGGCATTGTGTGTGGTGTGCGACGCGATACTGGTGGCCGCCGGCGTATTCGGCCTCGCGACAGTACTGGCGCACAGCCCTGTGCTGCTGGCGATCGCCCGCTGGGGCGGCGCCGCGTTCCTGCTGTGGTACGGCACCCTGGCGCTGCGCCGGGCATTTTCCAAGCAGAGCCTGGAACAGGGCGGCAGCCTCAAGGTACGTTCATTGCGCGCGGTGCTGCTCAGCGCCCTGGCGGTGACGCTGCTCAATCCCCATGTCTATCTGGACACCGTGTTGCTGATCGGCTCCCTGGGCGCCCAGCAAACCGAACCCGGCGCATATGTCGCCGGTGCCGCGAGCGCTTCGTTCCTGTGGTTCGCCACGCTCGCACTCGGCGCGGCATGGCTGTCCCCATGGCTGGCACGGCCTTCGACCTGGCGCCTGCTGGACCTGTTGGTGGCTGGCATGATGTTCAGCGTGGCCTACCAATTGATCAACGCCTGA
- a CDS encoding ACT domain-containing protein yields MAGETALATLLRSMSPHLNDGDYVFCTLPDARIPPGCEVIGSFREQEGLTLIVERQQAEQAGLAFEYIAAWITLNVHSALEAVGLTAAFAGALGTAGISCNVIAGFYHDHLFVGRADAQRAMAVLRQLATTAE; encoded by the coding sequence ATGGCCGGCGAAACCGCCCTGGCAACCCTGCTGCGCAGCATGAGCCCACACCTCAATGACGGTGACTACGTGTTTTGTACCCTGCCCGACGCCCGTATCCCGCCAGGCTGCGAAGTGATTGGCAGCTTCCGCGAACAGGAAGGCCTGACCCTGATCGTGGAACGCCAACAGGCAGAACAGGCTGGACTGGCGTTCGAATACATCGCCGCCTGGATCACTTTAAATGTGCATTCGGCCCTGGAAGCCGTGGGCCTGACCGCCGCTTTTGCCGGCGCCCTGGGCACGGCCGGCATCAGTTGCAACGTGATTGCCGGTTTTTACCACGATCATCTGTTTGTCGGCCGCGCCGATGCCCAACGCGCCATGGCCGTACTGCGCCAACTGGCGACCACTGCGGAGTAA
- a CDS encoding LysR family transcriptional regulator ArgP yields MFDYKLLSALAAVVEQAGFERGAQVLGLSQSAISQRIKLLEARVGQPVLVRATPPTPTEIGRRLLNHVQQVRLLERDLQSQVPALDDEGMPERLRIALNADSLATWWAEAVSGFCAEQQLLLDLVVDDQTVSLKRMRAGEVAACICASERPVAGARSLLLGAMRYRALASPAFIARHFPSGVRADQLARTPALVFGPDDFLQHRYLASLGVDGGFEHHLCPSSEGFIRLTEAGLGWGLVPELQVRDQLQKGVLVELLPDKPIDVPLYWHHWRNGGQLLNLLTGHLAQVCGQWLVPLE; encoded by the coding sequence ATGTTCGACTACAAATTACTGTCCGCCCTGGCGGCCGTGGTGGAGCAGGCCGGCTTTGAGCGCGGCGCCCAGGTGCTGGGGCTGTCGCAGTCAGCGATTTCCCAGCGCATAAAACTGCTGGAGGCGCGTGTCGGTCAGCCTGTGCTGGTGCGAGCTACGCCACCGACACCCACCGAAATCGGCCGTCGCCTGCTCAACCATGTGCAACAGGTGCGTCTGCTGGAACGTGACCTGCAGAGCCAGGTGCCGGCGCTGGACGACGAGGGCATGCCCGAGCGCTTGCGCATCGCCTTGAATGCCGACAGCCTGGCCACGTGGTGGGCCGAGGCCGTCAGCGGTTTTTGCGCCGAACAACAGTTGCTGCTGGACCTGGTGGTGGACGATCAGACGGTCAGCCTCAAGCGTATGCGTGCCGGTGAAGTGGCGGCGTGCATCTGCGCCAGCGAACGCCCGGTGGCCGGCGCCCGCAGTCTGTTGCTCGGCGCCATGCGTTATCGCGCGCTGGCCAGCCCGGCTTTTATTGCGCGGCACTTTCCAAGCGGAGTGCGCGCCGACCAACTGGCCCGCACCCCGGCGCTGGTGTTTGGCCCGGATGATTTCCTGCAACACCGCTACCTGGCATCGCTCGGTGTGGACGGTGGTTTCGAACACCATTTATGCCCCTCGTCCGAAGGCTTTATCCGTCTCACGGAGGCTGGGCTGGGCTGGGGCCTTGTCCCCGAATTGCAGGTGCGCGACCAGTTGCAAAAAGGCGTACTGGTGGAGTTATTGCCAGATAAGCCGATCGATGTGCCGTTGTACTGGCATCATTGGCGCAACGGCGGGCAACTGCTGAACCTGTTGACCGGCCATCTGGCTCAGGTGTGTGGTCAATGGTTGGTGCCGTTGGAGTGA